The following are encoded in a window of Elusimicrobiota bacterium genomic DNA:
- a CDS encoding radical SAM protein — protein LADGDAIALPQSSLKYILEKAINKFPNLTKIAIYGSIKSLQNKTVNDLKELKDRKLSTVYLGFETGDKQIYDFIEKFGSPEGNVETCLKVKEAGLKTNVTVILGLGGKKHSQNHAINTAKILNQAQPHQIAALTLMIAPRTPLYSMLKRGEFEQLEDFDFLKELHLLIKNLEDFKCLFFSNHASNYYPINARFPRDKETILNELDEVIQNGSKKVLKPEFLRGL, from the coding sequence TTCTTGCTGATGGGGATGCCATTGCGCTCCCTCAAAGCAGTCTGAAGTATATTTTAGAAAAAGCGATTAATAAGTTTCCGAACCTTACGAAAATAGCTATCTACGGTTCCATAAAAAGCCTTCAAAATAAAACCGTTAATGATCTTAAGGAACTAAAAGACAGAAAACTATCAACTGTATATCTTGGTTTTGAAACAGGCGATAAGCAAATTTATGATTTTATAGAAAAATTCGGTTCCCCTGAAGGAAACGTGGAAACCTGTCTTAAGGTGAAAGAGGCGGGACTAAAAACTAATGTAACCGTGATACTTGGTTTGGGCGGGAAAAAGCATTCTCAAAACCATGCAATAAATACTGCTAAAATACTAAACCAGGCTCAACCGCATCAGATAGCTGCTTTAACTTTGATGATTGCACCGCGCACTCCGTTGTACTCAATGCTTAAAAGAGGAGAATTTGAACAGCTTGAAGATTTCGATTTTCTTAAAGAGCTTCATCTGCTGATAAAAAACTTGGAAGATTTTAAATGTCTTTTTTTCTCTAATCACGCATCAAATTATTATCCAATAAATGCCAGATTCCCGCGGGATAAAGAAACAATACTAAATGAACTGGATGAAGTTATTCAAAACGGTTCCAAAAAAGTACTTAAACCCGAATTTTTGAGAGGTTTATAA
- a CDS encoding ferritin translates to MVKLWRCEICGDPYIGDEAPSNCPFCGAKRQYLIEAKDSKANFDVSLNEKDRANAERALEVEVSNSAFYFCAAARTDDAEGKLLFKALGKVESEHASIWKKILKLDKIPNGNDKCYVGNKENLNESHSRETKAINFYSQAAKESKDARIKQIFEALVEVETDHLHLSEERLKNS, encoded by the coding sequence ATGGTTAAACTTTGGAGATGTGAGATTTGCGGAGATCCGTATATCGGGGATGAAGCTCCGTCTAATTGTCCGTTTTGCGGAGCTAAAAGGCAATACCTAATAGAAGCAAAGGATTCAAAGGCAAACTTTGATGTCAGCCTTAATGAAAAAGATCGTGCCAATGCTGAGCGCGCGCTTGAAGTGGAAGTGAGCAATTCCGCATTTTATTTCTGTGCTGCTGCAAGAACTGATGATGCTGAAGGTAAACTTCTTTTCAAGGCTCTCGGAAAAGTAGAATCTGAACATGCTTCAATTTGGAAAAAAATCTTAAAGTTGGATAAAATTCCAAATGGTAATGATAAATGTTATGTAGGAAATAAAGAAAATCTTAATGAATCCCACTCCCGTGAAACAAAGGCAATTAATTTTTACTCACAGGCCGCAAAAGAATCAAAAGATGCAAGAATAAAACAGATATTTGAAGCTCTTGTTGAAGTTGAAACCGACCATCTGCATCTTTCGGAAGAAAGGTTAAAAAATAGTTAG
- a CDS encoding CoA-binding protein, which yields MEDYKLKKIAVIGVSQNSKKYGYKIFSDLLKAGFNVFGINPKGGEVEGKKLFSSIKEINPLPDMILTVVPPVITEKVIEEMNLLGIKRLWMQPGSESDTAISKAKEYGILVTSKKCFMVANGLWKEELKGF from the coding sequence ATGGAAGATTATAAATTGAAAAAAATTGCCGTAATAGGGGTTTCCCAAAACAGCAAAAAATACGGCTATAAAATATTCAGCGATCTTTTAAAAGCAGGTTTCAATGTTTTTGGGATAAATCCAAAAGGCGGCGAGGTTGAAGGAAAGAAATTATTTAGTTCAATTAAAGAAATAAATCCTTTACCTGATATGATATTAACTGTGGTTCCTCCGGTAATCACCGAAAAAGTGATTGAAGAGATGAATTTGCTAGGTATCAAACGGCTCTGGATGCAGCCCGGGTCGGAATCGGATACGGCAATTTCCAAGGCTAAAGAATACGGCATTTTGGTAACCTCAAAAAAATGCTTCATGGTTGCAAACGGCCTGTGGAAAGAGGAATTAAAAGGATTTTAA
- the msrB gene encoding peptide-methionine (R)-S-oxide reductase MsrB has product MNIMAGYTGGKTLNPTYEEVSSGKTGHYEAVQITFDPSKVSYEKLLDIFWHQIDPTDEYGQFADKGTQYKTAIFYNNEEQKKAAENSLNELERSKYFNKPIKTKILKAEIFYKAEDYHQDYYLKNPLHYNTYKKLSGREDFIIKKWGKKPQNKFIKPTKQELKSKLTDIQFKITQENATEPPFNNEYWKNSREGIYVDIVSGEVLFSSLDKFDSDCGWPSFTKPINSESTVEQKDSSHGMARTEVRSKQADSHLGHVFNDGPKPAGLRYCINSAALRFIPKEDMEKQGYGKYLKIFEEEK; this is encoded by the coding sequence ATCAATATAATGGCTGGATATACGGGAGGAAAAACTCTTAATCCCACATATGAAGAAGTTTCATCAGGAAAAACAGGTCATTATGAAGCAGTGCAGATAACGTTTGATCCGTCAAAAGTAAGTTATGAAAAACTGCTTGATATATTCTGGCATCAGATTGATCCGACGGATGAATACGGGCAATTCGCTGACAAGGGGACTCAATACAAGACTGCCATTTTCTATAATAATGAAGAACAAAAAAAAGCAGCTGAAAATTCTTTAAATGAGCTTGAAAGGTCAAAATATTTTAATAAGCCGATAAAAACTAAAATATTGAAGGCCGAAATATTTTATAAAGCTGAGGATTATCACCAGGATTATTATTTGAAAAATCCATTGCATTACAATACATACAAGAAACTTTCAGGAAGAGAGGATTTTATCATAAAAAAATGGGGAAAAAAGCCGCAAAATAAATTTATTAAGCCGACAAAGCAGGAACTTAAAAGTAAACTCACGGATATTCAATTCAAAATCACTCAGGAGAATGCTACCGAACCACCGTTTAATAACGAATATTGGAAAAATTCCAGGGAAGGAATTTACGTGGATATCGTATCCGGAGAAGTTTTATTCAGCTCTCTAGACAAGTTTGATTCGGACTGCGGCTGGCCTTCATTCACAAAACCCATAAATTCAGAAAGTACGGTTGAGCAAAAGGATTCGAGCCACGGTATGGCAAGAACGGAAGTGCGAAGCAAACAGGCGGATTCACACCTTGGCCATGTTTTTAACGATGGGCCAAAACCGGCAGGATTACGCTATTGTATTAATTCCGCGGCATTAAGGTTTATCCCAAAAGAAGATATGGAAAAGCAGGGATACGGGAAATATTTAAAGATATTTGAAGAAGAGAAATAA
- a CDS encoding POTRA domain-containing protein — translation MKLKINILLIHIMRACILSALLLISILNTTYGLTPDEQRALEQQKVIEQKESMEKQSQELRKIQDEIELKRKTKELEAPKPERLRKSDIRELQRKLQNLYLNHGYISARVYLDIKDPLPNTLKFTILEGTIENIYFADPNQGKMPIRTAFPRLRNKTLNIRDIEQGFEQMNRLQSNNATMQIKPGKTDGGAEIEIMNTPGRRTRVSYGANNSGTELTGQNKHFLDLLGENLFRLNEMLSLNYGRGFEDNDRKYARNYGSSLSVPLGYWTFDFNYNASEYLATIQGISGNIFSKNDYNNLSFSVDRVLSRARRHKINAGLGLTSKESKGYLNGVKLDVSSRNLIPMSVYASHLIFLPGGLLSSRVSYIHGLDILDAQEDRANLAEGQPKAQFQAVSLNEYFSYRFALPYTNIPLTYSINLTGQYSWDDLFSSEQFTPNVRGYREGGICGESGASASNDIQTPLIGVLPFKNKTARSIITKFSLNCFYDKGFVQHKTYGGKEHISGWGYGISGKLYDIINMNIYVSNPLEAPSNVTKERNAFNMSLNIVLHLV, via the coding sequence ATGAAACTTAAAATAAACATACTATTGATACATATCATGAGAGCCTGCATTTTATCAGCTTTATTATTAATTTCAATATTAAACACAACTTATGGGTTAACCCCGGATGAACAGCGCGCTTTGGAACAACAAAAGGTAATTGAGCAAAAAGAATCCATGGAAAAACAAAGCCAGGAACTCCGTAAAATACAGGATGAAATTGAGCTAAAGCGGAAAACCAAAGAGCTTGAAGCTCCAAAGCCTGAACGATTGAGAAAATCGGATATCAGGGAACTGCAAAGAAAACTGCAAAATTTATACCTTAATCACGGATATATCTCGGCCAGAGTATATCTTGACATAAAAGACCCGCTACCGAACACGCTGAAGTTCACAATTCTGGAAGGCACCATTGAAAATATCTATTTCGCAGACCCCAATCAAGGAAAAATGCCCATCCGCACGGCGTTTCCCCGGTTAAGAAACAAAACTCTTAATATTCGCGATATTGAACAGGGGTTTGAACAAATGAACCGTTTGCAGTCAAATAACGCGACTATGCAGATTAAACCCGGAAAAACTGACGGCGGGGCCGAAATTGAAATCATGAATACCCCCGGGCGCAGGACCAGGGTATCTTATGGAGCGAACAATTCGGGAACCGAATTGACGGGACAGAACAAACATTTCCTGGATCTTCTCGGTGAAAACCTGTTTAGGCTAAACGAGATGCTGTCCCTGAATTATGGAAGAGGTTTTGAAGATAACGACAGGAAATATGCAAGAAATTACGGCTCGTCATTAAGCGTTCCGCTGGGGTACTGGACGTTTGATTTTAATTACAATGCATCCGAATACCTCGCCACAATTCAGGGAATCAGCGGTAATATTTTCTCTAAAAATGATTACAATAATTTAAGTTTTTCTGTTGACAGGGTTTTGTCAAGAGCCAGAAGGCACAAAATAAACGCGGGCCTTGGGCTTACCAGCAAGGAATCGAAAGGTTATCTTAACGGTGTTAAGTTAGATGTTAGCAGTAGGAATCTTATCCCGATGTCTGTTTATGCCTCTCACCTGATATTTTTGCCGGGCGGTCTGCTTTCGTCCAGGGTAAGTTACATTCATGGGCTTGATATACTGGATGCTCAAGAAGATAGGGCCAATTTGGCAGAAGGCCAGCCGAAAGCTCAATTTCAGGCAGTTTCATTGAACGAATACTTCTCGTATCGTTTCGCTTTGCCCTATACAAACATTCCGTTAACGTACAGCATAAATTTAACCGGCCAGTATTCTTGGGATGATTTGTTCAGTTCGGAACAATTCACGCCGAACGTGCGAGGGTACAGGGAAGGCGGCATATGTGGCGAAAGTGGCGCAAGCGCGAGCAATGATATTCAAACTCCCCTTATAGGCGTTCTGCCGTTTAAAAACAAAACCGCTCGGTCAATAATAACAAAATTTTCGTTAAACTGCTTTTATGACAAAGGGTTCGTTCAGCATAAAACCTACGGTGGGAAAGAACATATTTCAGGCTGGGGATACGGGATTTCCGGCAAATTATATGATATAATTAATATGAACATTTACGTTTCTAATCCGTTAGAAGCGCCGTCAAACGTAACAAAAGAAAGAAACGCATTCAATATGAGCTTGAACATAGTATTACATTTGGTGTAG